A genomic window from Aethina tumida isolate Nest 87 chromosome 4, icAetTumi1.1, whole genome shotgun sequence includes:
- the LOC109596370 gene encoding uncharacterized protein LOC109596370 isoform X2, producing the protein MGDANGDSNQAGDSGAPSGPPSRGGGFRGRGIGRGGPRGGRGGGFRGRGGPGGPMGRGGPPMRGGRGGPRGAPRGRFPPGGGPGGPPSGGPVGDAPGPRGPRPLGRGGPGGFRGGRGGPGGPKGPGGPGGFGGRGGPRGGAGGRPFGRGGGGRGFQGGPGQKRGPGQFGGQGGQGGPKRPRFENGQSQNGFGQGGNYGSSSGGPGFGQQSSYPSQNYGASQGGQSYGGQGGYGGGQGGYGGGQGGQGGGYDSGSYSQSYPQGSYGNQDYSSGGYGASQSDNYGGGYSSGQGYSSQQGYDDRNYSSQSGYS; encoded by the exons ATGGGTGATGCAAACGGAGATTCAAACCAAGCCGGCGATTCCGGAGCCCCGTCCGGCCCGCCATCCAGAGGCGGTGGCTTCAGAGGCAGGGGCATCGGCCGCGGCGGTCCGAGAGGAGGACGTGGCGGCGGATTCAGAGGCCG CGGAGGACCGGGAGGGCCGATGGGCCGTGGCGGGCCACCGATGAGAGGCGGTCGCGGAGGACCCAGGGGAGCGCCGAGGGGCCGTTTCCCTCCAGGCGGAGGACCCG GTGGGCCACCAAGTGGCGGTCCAGTAGGCGACGCACCCGGCCCCAGGGGCCCGAGGCCATTGGGCAGGGGCGGTCCGGGCGGCTTCAGGGGCGGTCGCGGTGGTCCAGGCGGACCTAAGGGACCGGGCGGTCCAGGCGGTTTCGGCGGACGGGGTGGTCCGCGAGGCGGCGCCGGTGGCAGACCATTCGGACGCGGAGGCGGCGGTCGCGGCTTCCAAGGCGGTCCAGGTCAAAAGAGGGGTCCCGGACAGTTCGGCGGTCAGGGTGGCCAAGGTGGACCGAAGAGGCCGCGGTTCGAGAACGGACAGTCCCAGAACGGATTCGGACAGGG TGGAAACTACGGATCTTCCAGTGGAGGCCCAGGATTCGGTCAACAATCCTCATACCCCTCACAGAACTACGGCGCCAGCCAGGGCGGTCAATCGTACGGTGGCCAAGGCGGCTACGGCGGTGGACAAGGTGGATACGGAGGTGGCCAAGGAGGCCAGGGTGGTGGATACGACAGCGGCAGCTATTCTCAGTCATACCCACAAGGTTCTTATGGTAACCAGGACTATTCTTCCGGTGGATACGGAGCTTCCCAATCAGATAACTACGGTGGTGGTTATAGCAGCGGACAAGGTTACAGTAGCCAACAGGGTTATGATGACAGGAACTACTCATCTCAATCAGGCTATA gttga
- the LOC109596370 gene encoding uncharacterized protein LOC109596370 isoform X1 — MGDANGDSNQAGDSGAPSGPPSRGGGFRGRGIGRGGPRGGRGGGFRGRGGPGGPMGRGGPPMRGGRGGPRGAPRGRFPPGGGPGGPPSGGPVGDAPGPRGPRPLGRGGPGGFRGGRGGPGGPKGPGGPGGFGGRGGPRGGAGGRPFGRGGGGRGFQGGPGQKRGPGQFGGQGGQGGPKRPRFENGQSQNGFGQGGNYGSSSGGPGFGQQSSYPSQNYGASQGGQSYGGQGGYGGGQGGYGGGQGGQGGGYDSGSYSQSYPQGSYGNQDYSSGGYGASQSDNYGGGYSSGQGYSSQQGYDDRNYSSQSGYSSTNQARRF, encoded by the exons ATGGGTGATGCAAACGGAGATTCAAACCAAGCCGGCGATTCCGGAGCCCCGTCCGGCCCGCCATCCAGAGGCGGTGGCTTCAGAGGCAGGGGCATCGGCCGCGGCGGTCCGAGAGGAGGACGTGGCGGCGGATTCAGAGGCCG CGGAGGACCGGGAGGGCCGATGGGCCGTGGCGGGCCACCGATGAGAGGCGGTCGCGGAGGACCCAGGGGAGCGCCGAGGGGCCGTTTCCCTCCAGGCGGAGGACCCG GTGGGCCACCAAGTGGCGGTCCAGTAGGCGACGCACCCGGCCCCAGGGGCCCGAGGCCATTGGGCAGGGGCGGTCCGGGCGGCTTCAGGGGCGGTCGCGGTGGTCCAGGCGGACCTAAGGGACCGGGCGGTCCAGGCGGTTTCGGCGGACGGGGTGGTCCGCGAGGCGGCGCCGGTGGCAGACCATTCGGACGCGGAGGCGGCGGTCGCGGCTTCCAAGGCGGTCCAGGTCAAAAGAGGGGTCCCGGACAGTTCGGCGGTCAGGGTGGCCAAGGTGGACCGAAGAGGCCGCGGTTCGAGAACGGACAGTCCCAGAACGGATTCGGACAGGG TGGAAACTACGGATCTTCCAGTGGAGGCCCAGGATTCGGTCAACAATCCTCATACCCCTCACAGAACTACGGCGCCAGCCAGGGCGGTCAATCGTACGGTGGCCAAGGCGGCTACGGCGGTGGACAAGGTGGATACGGAGGTGGCCAAGGAGGCCAGGGTGGTGGATACGACAGCGGCAGCTATTCTCAGTCATACCCACAAGGTTCTTATGGTAACCAGGACTATTCTTCCGGTGGATACGGAGCTTCCCAATCAGATAACTACGGTGGTGGTTATAGCAGCGGACAAGGTTACAGTAGCCAACAGGGTTATGATGACAGGAACTACTCATCTCAATCAGGCTATA GTTCTACAAACCAGGCTAGACGATTCTAA
- the LOC109596603 gene encoding opsin-1: MSVMGQPSFAAWQGPQASGFGGGNLTVVDKVSPDMIHLVDAYWYQFPPMNPLWHGILGFMIGVLGVISILGNGMVLYIFASTKSLKTPSNLLVVNLAFSDFCMMTTMAFPMVVNCYYETWVWGPLFCALYGMFGSLFGCISIWSMAFIALDRYNVIVKGLSAKPLTKKTAMLWNLLIWTMAIGWTIAPLLGWNRYVPEGNMAACGTDYLSKDWLSRSYILVYACFVYFSPLTLIIYCYFFIVQAVAAHEKSMREQAKKMNVASLRSSEAQATSAECKLAKIALMTIALWFFAWTPYLIINFSGIFGSSKISPLATIWCSLFAKANACYNPIVYGISHPKYRQALEKKFPSLVCANNQADDATSTASGVTQVTEGEKPAA; encoded by the exons ATGTCTGTGATGGGACAACCGAGCTTTGCCGCGTGGCAGGGACCCCAGGCCTCCGGCTTTGGCGGTGGGAACCTCACCGTCGTGGATAAAGTCTCCCCAGATATGATTCACCTTGTAGATGCCTACTGGTATCAATTCCCCCCAATGAATCCACTTTGGCACGGTATCCTTGGATTTATGATCGGCGTCTTGGGTGTCATCTCAATACtcg GAAATGGCATGGTCTTATACATTTTTGCATCAACGAAATCATTGAAGACCCCATCCAATCTGTTGGTGGTGAATTTGGCCTTCTCTGATTTCTGTATGATGACCACAATGGCGTTTCCAATGGTCGTTAACTGCTACTACGAAACCTGGGTGTGGG GACCACTTTTCTGTGCTCTGTACGGAATGTTTGGCTCACTCTTCGGATGTATTTCCATCTGGTCGATGGCCTTTATCGCCTTGGATCGCTACAATGTCATCGTTAAGGGATTAAGCGCCAAACCGCTCACAAAGAAAACTGCGATGTTATGGAATCTTCTCATTTGGACTATGGCCATTGGATGGACTATTGCGCCACTCTTAGGATGGAATAG GTATGTACCCGAAGGCAACATGGCAGCCTGTGGGACTGACTATCTCAGCAAAGATTGGTTAAGCAGAAGTTACATCCTCGTATACGCCTGCTTTGTCTACTTCTCACCTCTTACATTGATCATCTACTGTTACTTCTTCATTGTACAGGCTGTAGCTGCTCATGAAAAATCAATGAGGGAACAAgcaaaaaaaatgaatgtcGCCTCACTCAGATCATCTGAGGCACAAGCAACCAGCGCCGAATGCAAATTGGCTAAAATTGCACTAATGACAATTGCTCTGTGGTTCTTCGCATGGACCCCATATCTAATCATCAATTTCTCGGGCATCTTTGGAAGCAGCAAAATCTCACCTTTGGCCACTATTTGGTGCTCGCTGTTCGCCAAAGCTAATGCATGTTACAATCCCATTGTGTACGGCATAAg ccATCCAAAATACAGACAAGCTTTGGAGAAGAAATTCCCAAGTTTGGTATGTGCAAACAATCAAGCAGACGATGCCACATCGACTGCTTCTGGAGTCACCCAAGTAACAGAAGGCGAGAAACCAGCTGCATAA